A genomic window from Helicobacter pylori includes:
- a CDS encoding sulfatase-like hydrolase/transferase: MILDSKFFVFILFNALSACFLSSVSADFILKAFLYSFIWLFIVYWAISFIKNRFVAEILKSFILVLGIVFSCIDIFGSYYFHLPLSNELGNILFTTHYKESLEFLHAYVYPHWYFVIGLILIAVGSLKIFSLIPNKPIPLKMASILSVLFLIVEAPHAIKTIKKYKEREALLNADGTMEYIALAKGAYYFGRNISSLRESHNSNQALEKASYPKDYLVKNTGNIENVVLVFGESLNRNFMGVYGYQAPTTPYLSTLKEKGSLLVFDNVISPAFYTDKSFTMLLTYANRDNLNQKAWYQYKNLAHILKLSDYKSVWITSQGYGLMWGNSYYQVAKHFDTYIENDKPYDENLVALFKRYYDNERERERVKSVKILLFST, encoded by the coding sequence ATGATTTTAGATTCTAAATTTTTTGTGTTCATTCTTTTTAATGCACTTTCAGCATGTTTTCTCTCTTCAGTGAGCGCGGATTTTATTCTTAAGGCGTTCTTGTATAGTTTTATATGGCTTTTTATCGTTTATTGGGCGATTAGTTTTATTAAGAACAGGTTTGTAGCAGAAATCCTAAAAAGTTTTATATTGGTTTTAGGGATCGTGTTTAGTTGCATAGATATTTTTGGTTCGTATTATTTTCATTTGCCTTTGTCTAATGAGTTGGGTAATATTTTATTCACCACGCATTATAAAGAGAGCTTGGAATTCCTCCATGCTTATGTTTATCCGCATTGGTATTTTGTGATAGGTCTTATTTTAATAGCTGTAGGCTCTCTAAAAATATTCAGTCTCATTCCTAATAAACCCATTCCTTTAAAAATGGCTAGTATTTTAAGCGTTTTATTTTTGATTGTAGAAGCGCCACACGCTATAAAAACCATCAAAAAATACAAGGAGCGTGAAGCTCTGTTGAACGCTGATGGGACGATGGAATACATTGCTTTGGCTAAAGGAGCGTATTATTTTGGTAGGAATATTAGCAGTTTGAGAGAAAGCCACAACTCCAATCAAGCTTTAGAAAAAGCTTCTTACCCTAAAGATTACTTAGTCAAAAATACAGGAAATATTGAAAATGTGGTGTTGGTTTTTGGCGAAAGTTTGAACAGAAACTTTATGGGTGTTTATGGTTATCAAGCCCCTACAACCCCTTATTTAAGCACTTTAAAAGAAAAAGGTTCGCTTTTAGTGTTTGATAATGTGATTAGCCCAGCTTTTTATACGGATAAAAGTTTCACAATGCTTTTAACTTACGCTAATAGGGATAATCTCAACCAAAAAGCATGGTATCAATATAAAAATCTAGCCCATATCCTTAAATTGAGCGATTATAAAAGCGTTTGGATCACTTCTCAAGGCTATGGGCTCATGTGGGGCAATAGCTATTATCAAGTGGCTAAGCATTTTGATACTTATATAGAAAACGATAAACCTTATGATGAAAACTTGGTGGCTCTTTTCAAGCGGTATTATGACAACGAGAGAGAGAGAGAGAGAGTAAAAAGCGTAAAAATTTTGTTGTTTTCCACTTGA
- a CDS encoding cytochrome c1, translating into MKEFKILIILIVVIGVIYYGVEPYAHSVMHPKVAPADFAFKDLEPMDLKNGDANKGKQLVAENCTACHGIKSQNIPAPMDSLSASNSFGVVPPDLSHVAGVLNANFLAHFIKDPVKTAKLSHKFNDERPYPMPAFSQFSDKDLSDIVAYLTSILPKSLSDKEVFAQSCQRCHSLDYAKDKAFSDAKDLDNYLGSHAPDLSMMIRAKGEHGLNIFINDPQKLLPGTAMPRVGLNEQAQKQVISYLEKAGDRKKHERNTLGIKIMIFFAVLSFLAYAWKRKVWGEVH; encoded by the coding sequence ATGAAAGAATTTAAAATTCTCATTATCCTTATTGTGGTGATAGGCGTGATTTATTATGGGGTTGAGCCTTATGCGCATTCGGTGATGCACCCTAAAGTCGCTCCGGCAGATTTTGCTTTCAAAGATTTAGAGCCGATGGATTTGAAAAATGGCGACGCCAATAAGGGCAAACAGCTTGTAGCTGAAAATTGCACCGCTTGTCATGGTATCAAATCTCAAAACATTCCAGCCCCTATGGATAGCCTTAGCGCGAGCAATTCTTTTGGGGTCGTGCCACCGGATTTAAGCCATGTGGCGGGGGTTTTGAATGCGAATTTCTTAGCCCATTTCATCAAAGACCCTGTGAAAACAGCGAAGTTGAGTCATAAATTCAACGATGAAAGGCCCTATCCCATGCCGGCGTTTTCTCAATTTAGCGATAAGGATTTGAGCGATATTGTGGCGTATCTCACTTCTATTTTGCCTAAAAGTTTGAGCGACAAGGAAGTGTTTGCCCAAAGCTGTCAAAGATGCCATAGCCTAGATTATGCTAAAGACAAGGCGTTTAGCGATGCTAAAGATTTAGACAATTATTTAGGCTCTCATGCACCTGATTTGTCCATGATGATTAGGGCTAAGGGCGAACATGGCTTGAATATTTTCATCAATGACCCGCAAAAGCTTTTACCAGGCACGGCTATGCCTAGAGTGGGATTGAATGAACAAGCTCAAAAACAAGTCATCTCTTATTTGGAAAAAGCAGGCGATCGCAAAAAACATGAAAGGAACACTTTAGGAATCAAGATCATGATTTTCTTTGCGGTGTTATCGTTCTTGGCTTACGCTTGGAAAAGAAAGGTTTGGGGCGAAGTGCATTGA
- a CDS encoding cytochrome b, translating into MAEIKKAKNLGEWLDMRLGTNKLVKVLMTEYWIPKNINFLWAMGVILLTLFGVLVVSGIFLLMYYKPDAKMAFDSVNFTIMQEVAYGWLWRHMHATAASMIFVIIYIHMFVGIYYGSYKKGREMIWISGMVLFVVFSAEAFSGYMLPWGQMSYWAAAVITNLFGGIPFIGADVVEWIRGNYVVADSTLTRFFMLHVFLLPIAIILLIGVHFYSLRIPHVNNQEGEEIDFELEEKKFMEGKKKESKVIPFWPVFLSKDIFVVCAFMVFFFYLVCYHYDFAMDPINFERANSLKTPPHIYPEWYFLWSYEVLRGFFFSADLGLMAFGVAQVIFFLLLFLDRSPVVAPAHKRPAFMVWFWLVIIDMIVLTIYGKLPPLGMGKYIGLAGSITFLALFFIVLPIITIAERKKQGGVR; encoded by the coding sequence ATGGCAGAGATAAAAAAAGCGAAGAATCTAGGCGAATGGCTGGACATGCGTCTTGGCACTAACAAGCTTGTTAAAGTGCTGATGACAGAATATTGGATCCCTAAAAACATCAATTTCTTATGGGCTATGGGGGTGATTTTATTAACCCTTTTTGGCGTGCTTGTAGTTTCAGGGATTTTCTTGCTCATGTATTACAAACCTGATGCGAAAATGGCGTTTGATAGCGTGAATTTCACGATCATGCAAGAAGTGGCTTATGGCTGGCTTTGGCGCCACATGCATGCCACGGCAGCGAGCATGATTTTTGTCATCATTTATATCCATATGTTTGTTGGCATTTATTATGGCTCTTATAAAAAGGGTCGTGAGATGATTTGGATTAGCGGGATGGTTTTATTTGTGGTCTTTAGCGCCGAAGCCTTTAGTGGGTATATGCTGCCTTGGGGGCAGATGAGCTATTGGGCGGCAGCGGTTATCACCAATTTATTTGGAGGCATTCCTTTCATTGGGGCTGATGTGGTGGAGTGGATCAGGGGTAATTATGTCGTAGCGGATTCCACTTTAACGCGCTTTTTCATGCTCCATGTGTTTTTATTGCCCATTGCGATTATTTTGCTCATTGGGGTGCATTTTTACTCTTTACGCATCCCGCATGTCAATAACCAAGAAGGCGAAGAAATTGATTTTGAATTGGAAGAGAAAAAATTCATGGAAGGCAAGAAAAAAGAATCTAAAGTCATTCCTTTTTGGCCGGTATTCTTGTCTAAAGATATTTTTGTGGTTTGCGCGTTCATGGTCTTTTTCTTTTACTTGGTGTGTTACCACTATGATTTTGCGATGGATCCCATTAACTTTGAAAGGGCTAACAGCCTTAAAACGCCGCCTCATATTTACCCTGAGTGGTATTTCTTATGGAGCTATGAAGTTTTAAGGGGCTTTTTCTTTAGCGCTGATTTGGGGTTAATGGCCTTTGGCGTGGCGCAAGTGATTTTCTTCTTACTGCTTTTTTTAGACAGAAGTCCTGTGGTCGCTCCTGCACACAAACGGCCTGCTTTTATGGTGTGGTTTTGGCTTGTCATTATTGACATGATTGTTTTAACGATCTATGGTAAATTGCCTCCGCTTGGAATGGGTAAATACATTGGCTTAGCGGGTTCGATCACTTTCTTAGCCCTTTTCTTTATAGTGTTGCCCATTATCACCATTGCTGAGAGGAAGAAGCAAGGGGGTGTTAGATGA
- a CDS encoding sulfatase-like hydrolase/transferase: MIGNHFEYKNRFPKEFSYFNLNNTSYFSKNKSLRVKNNADKQVVADYINSVYYNDYVLHSLIELFKDKDSLVIYLSDHGDDMFESSAFNTHECSNASMEIPFLIYMSDAFKQKHPQMVKRFEEALHKPFMSDDLLHTVLPLAGIITKDYEKTRDLFNENYNDKRPRKPCDNKVYPMDK, from the coding sequence TTGATTGGCAATCATTTTGAATATAAAAACCGCTTTCCTAAAGAATTTTCCTACTTTAATCTCAATAACACTTCTTATTTTTCAAAAAACAAGTCTTTGAGAGTTAAAAACAATGCCGATAAGCAAGTTGTAGCCGATTATATTAACAGCGTTTATTATAATGATTATGTTTTGCATTCTTTGATTGAATTGTTTAAAGACAAGGATAGTCTCGTTATCTACCTAAGCGATCATGGCGATGACATGTTTGAATCAAGCGCTTTTAATACCCATGAATGCTCAAATGCTAGCATGGAAATCCCATTTTTAATCTATATGAGCGATGCATTCAAACAAAAACACCCCCAAATGGTAAAAAGATTTGAAGAAGCTTTGCACAAGCCTTTTATGAGCGATGATTTATTGCATACCGTATTGCCATTAGCAGGAATAATAACCAAAGATTATGAAAAAACGAGGGATTTATTTAATGAGAATTACAACGATAAACGCCCAAGGAAGCCATGCGATAACAAGGTTTATCCTATGGATAAATGA